The proteins below come from a single Eubacterium limosum genomic window:
- a CDS encoding NAD(P)H-dependent flavin oxidoreductase: MIQSVKIKDKLLEIPIIQGGMGVGVSLANLAGNVMKNGGMGVLSMAHPGYRESDFLADNLAANIRGFGEEVKKAREIAGGRGLLGVNIMAALKNFETYVRAAADAAVDAIIVGAGLPLELPKYVEDDSIAIAPIVSSGRAAKLILRAWDKHYGRTADFIVIEGPLAGGHLGFKADDLLEGKCPPLEEILADVKKETAGFEEKFGRKIPVFTAGGVYDGADIARFLKLGADGVQMATRFIGTYECDGADAYKAVLLNAEEEDIEIVKSPVGFPGRAVKTALIERLSREGRIPPDRCVDCLKPCDPAKAPYCIQSALIAAVEGNTDKGLFFCGTNAYRMKALTSVREIMESCMNEARGLMEEI; encoded by the coding sequence ATGATACAGAGTGTTAAGATTAAAGATAAGCTACTGGAGATTCCCATTATTCAGGGCGGCATGGGCGTTGGCGTGTCCCTTGCGAATCTGGCGGGTAATGTGATGAAAAACGGCGGCATGGGTGTTTTATCCATGGCCCATCCAGGCTATCGTGAGTCCGACTTCTTGGCGGACAACCTAGCTGCCAATATCCGCGGCTTTGGGGAAGAAGTAAAAAAAGCGCGTGAGATCGCAGGCGGCAGAGGACTTTTGGGCGTTAATATCATGGCGGCCCTCAAAAATTTTGAGACCTATGTGCGGGCTGCGGCAGACGCCGCAGTGGACGCTATTATCGTTGGGGCCGGGCTGCCTTTGGAGCTTCCTAAATATGTGGAGGATGACAGCATCGCCATTGCGCCCATTGTGTCCAGCGGCCGGGCCGCCAAGCTCATCCTAAGAGCATGGGACAAGCACTACGGGCGTACCGCAGATTTTATTGTCATTGAAGGCCCCCTGGCAGGCGGACACCTTGGATTTAAGGCAGACGACCTGCTTGAAGGCAAATGTCCGCCCCTCGAGGAGATTCTCGCGGATGTTAAAAAGGAAACCGCCGGCTTTGAAGAAAAGTTTGGGCGGAAAATTCCTGTCTTTACAGCAGGCGGTGTCTATGACGGAGCAGATATTGCCCGTTTTCTGAAGCTGGGCGCGGACGGTGTACAGATGGCTACCCGGTTTATCGGAACCTATGAATGTGACGGAGCGGACGCCTACAAGGCTGTACTGCTGAACGCAGAGGAAGAGGACATCGAAATCGTCAAAAGCCCGGTCGGTTTTCCGGGAAGGGCTGTGAAAACAGCATTGATTGAGCGGCTGTCCCGCGAGGGCCGTATTCCGCCGGACAGATGTGTGGACTGTCTGAAGCCCTGCGATCCGGCAAAAGCGCCCTACTGTATTCAAAGCGCGCTGATAGCTGCTGTTGAGGGGAATACGGACAAGGGCCTGTTTTTCTGCGGAACTAATGCGTACCGTATGAAGGCGCTGACCAGTGTCAGAGAGATCATGGAAAGCTGTATGAATGAAGCCAGAGGATTAATGGAGGAAATATGA
- the fabD gene encoding ACP S-malonyltransferase: MKTAFLFAGQGAQKAGMGKDFYDAFPEVRDFYTNNDLDFDLARCCFEGPEDRINDTAYAQSCLLITSYVMAHCLKKEGVIPDITAGLSLGEYTALTYGGAFTLKDALKVVRKRGQLMAHALPKGTGMMAAVLGADAETIQQACTDASDLGVCEVANYNCPGQIVISGETPAVEKARSLLLERGVRRVMPLNVSGAFHSSLLLEASKELSDLLDTVEIKTPSIPVVSNVSGDIETRPVRDVLVQQIHSSVYFEKGIRRMIDMGVDTFIEVGPGKACSGFVKKIDRSVKVMNVENMETFEAVCEALR, encoded by the coding sequence ATGAAAACTGCATTTTTATTTGCCGGACAGGGTGCCCAGAAGGCAGGCATGGGAAAGGATTTTTACGATGCTTTTCCAGAGGTCCGGGATTTTTATACAAATAACGATTTGGATTTTGACCTGGCCAGGTGCTGCTTTGAAGGGCCGGAGGACAGGATTAATGATACCGCCTATGCCCAGAGCTGTCTGCTGATTACATCCTATGTGATGGCGCATTGCCTGAAAAAGGAGGGCGTTATCCCGGATATTACCGCAGGACTGAGCCTTGGCGAGTATACAGCTCTGACCTACGGCGGCGCGTTTACGCTGAAGGATGCTTTGAAGGTCGTACGTAAAAGAGGTCAGCTCATGGCCCACGCACTGCCAAAGGGTACAGGCATGATGGCGGCAGTGCTTGGAGCTGACGCTGAAACCATTCAGCAGGCCTGCACAGACGCCTCTGATTTAGGCGTCTGTGAGGTGGCGAACTATAACTGTCCGGGACAGATCGTGATCAGCGGTGAAACCCCGGCGGTAGAAAAGGCCAGGTCACTGCTCCTTGAACGCGGCGTGCGGCGTGTCATGCCGCTTAATGTCAGCGGCGCTTTTCATTCCTCATTACTTTTGGAGGCTTCAAAGGAGCTCTCCGATTTGCTGGATACGGTTGAGATCAAAACGCCATCAATTCCGGTGGTTTCCAACGTGAGCGGCGATATTGAGACAAGGCCTGTGAGAGACGTGCTGGTACAGCAGATCCATTCCTCGGTTTATTTTGAAAAGGGCATCCGCCGCATGATCGACATGGGGGTGGATACCTTTATCGAGGTGGGCCCGGGCAAGGCATGCAGCGGTTTTGTCAAGAAGATTGACCGGTCGGTGAAAGTGATGAACGTGGAAAATATGGAAACTTTTGAAGCGGTGTGTGAAGCGCTTCGTTAA
- the fabG gene encoding 3-oxoacyl-[acyl-carrier-protein] reductase, which yields MENKTALITGASRGIGRAIALNLAKEGYNIAINYNGNAEKAAAVKEECEAFGVRAMICQCNVADNAAVKAMVDQVVAEFGTIDVLVNNAGITDDALILRMKEEAFDRVIDTNLKGCFNCTQHVSKVMLKKKKGKIINMASVVGIGGNAGQANYAASKAGVIALTKTTAKEFASRNITANAIAPGFIESDMSGALSEKVQEEILSQIPLKRYGTPQDVADLTVFLAGDKSSYMTGQVFSIDGGMSI from the coding sequence ATGGAAAATAAAACAGCATTGATCACCGGTGCCAGCCGGGGAATCGGCAGAGCCATTGCTCTGAATCTGGCAAAGGAAGGCTATAACATAGCCATCAACTACAACGGAAACGCTGAGAAGGCCGCTGCCGTTAAAGAAGAATGCGAAGCCTTTGGCGTACGTGCCATGATCTGCCAGTGCAACGTGGCAGATAACGCAGCGGTCAAAGCGATGGTGGACCAGGTGGTCGCTGAGTTTGGGACCATCGACGTGCTGGTCAACAATGCCGGTATTACCGATGACGCGCTGATCCTGCGCATGAAGGAAGAAGCCTTTGACCGGGTTATCGACACGAATCTTAAAGGCTGCTTTAACTGCACACAGCATGTATCCAAGGTAATGCTGAAGAAAAAGAAGGGTAAAATCATCAATATGGCTTCAGTGGTCGGTATCGGCGGCAATGCCGGACAGGCGAACTATGCGGCCAGCAAGGCGGGGGTCATCGCTCTGACAAAGACGACCGCCAAGGAATTCGCATCCAGAAATATTACTGCCAACGCCATTGCGCCGGGCTTTATCGAGAGTGATATGAGCGGCGCTTTGTCCGAAAAGGTGCAGGAAGAGATCCTGAGCCAGATCCCGCTTAAACGTTATGGCACCCCTCAGGATGTGGCCGACCTGACCGTTTTTCTGGCAGGGGATAAGAGCAGCTACATGACCGGGCAGGTTTTCAGTATTGATGGAGGTATGAGCATATGA
- the fabF gene encoding beta-ketoacyl-ACP synthase II yields the protein MRRVVITGMGIVCPIGNTLDETWESVKANRCGVGEITAFDTSDYKVKLAAEVKDLDTEQYFSKREMKFNERFTQFARIAAKQAYADAGLEDSGLDRDRFGVIVGSGVGGLRKIEESTETLNSRGPGRVSPFFIPMAIVNLAPGNIAIDLQARGICSSSVTACASGTNSIGEAFHRIRFGYEDVIAAGGSESTITPLGIAGFQSMRALYSGDDPRRASIPFDKERSGFVMGEGAGILMLEELEHAKARDAKIYAEVVGYGTSCDAHHITAPLEDGSGAVKSMKNALRDGELAVSDVDYINAHGTSTALNDKGETAAVKALFGDHAKELMISSTKSMTGHLLGGSGAVEAVITVKALQDGFVPATLNYQVPDPECDLNVVPNEGVKKDIHCAISNSFGFGGHNATLAFTKWED from the coding sequence ATGAGACGTGTTGTGATAACAGGCATGGGCATTGTCTGCCCGATTGGAAACACCCTTGACGAAACATGGGAGAGTGTAAAGGCAAACCGCTGCGGTGTGGGCGAGATCACCGCCTTTGATACCAGTGACTACAAGGTTAAGCTGGCCGCTGAGGTTAAGGATCTGGACACTGAGCAGTATTTCAGTAAACGGGAGATGAAATTTAACGAACGCTTTACGCAGTTCGCCCGTATTGCAGCCAAACAGGCCTATGCAGATGCAGGCCTTGAGGATTCCGGGCTCGACCGTGACCGCTTTGGCGTTATTGTGGGCTCTGGCGTCGGCGGTTTGCGCAAGATTGAGGAATCCACCGAAACATTAAATAGCCGGGGACCAGGAAGAGTATCGCCGTTTTTTATCCCGATGGCCATTGTCAACCTGGCGCCGGGAAACATTGCCATTGATTTACAGGCAAGAGGTATCTGTTCCAGCAGTGTGACAGCCTGCGCCTCAGGAACGAATTCCATCGGGGAGGCCTTCCACCGCATTCGTTTTGGCTACGAGGACGTTATTGCGGCCGGCGGCAGCGAATCCACCATCACGCCCCTCGGCATTGCGGGCTTCCAGTCCATGCGCGCGCTTTACAGCGGTGATGACCCCAGACGCGCGTCCATCCCGTTCGATAAGGAGCGCAGCGGCTTTGTCATGGGCGAGGGTGCCGGTATCCTGATGCTCGAGGAGCTGGAGCACGCAAAGGCCAGAGACGCGAAGATTTACGCCGAAGTCGTGGGCTATGGCACCAGCTGTGATGCTCACCACATTACCGCTCCCCTTGAGGACGGCAGCGGGGCAGTAAAATCCATGAAAAATGCGCTGAGGGACGGCGAACTGGCGGTTAGCGATGTGGATTATATCAATGCCCACGGCACCAGCACTGCCTTGAATGATAAAGGTGAAACAGCCGCAGTAAAGGCGCTTTTCGGCGATCACGCCAAAGAGCTGATGATTTCCTCTACCAAGTCCATGACCGGGCATCTGCTGGGCGGCAGCGGGGCTGTAGAGGCTGTTATCACTGTTAAGGCCCTTCAGGATGGCTTTGTGCCCGCAACCCTGAACTATCAGGTGCCTGATCCCGAATGCGATCTGAATGTGGTGCCAAATGAGGGCGTGAAAAAGGATATTCACTGTGCCATCTCCAATTCCTTCGGATTTGGCGGACACAACGCAACCCTGGCGTTTACGAAATGGGAGGACTGA
- the fabZ gene encoding 3-hydroxyacyl-ACP dehydratase FabZ — protein MLLNSNQIQEIIPHRYPFLLVDQIIEMEGDHVVGVKCVTANEMQFMGHFPKQHVMPGVLVIEALAQAGAVLLLSKEENKGKIALFAGINKARIHRQVIPGDKLTLDVTFKGFRAGIGFADALATVDGEKAVKCELMFAVQQ, from the coding sequence ATGCTGCTAAACTCAAATCAGATACAGGAAATTATTCCGCATCGCTATCCCTTTTTACTGGTAGACCAGATCATTGAGATGGAGGGCGACCATGTCGTGGGCGTCAAATGTGTTACGGCCAATGAAATGCAGTTTATGGGGCATTTTCCAAAACAGCATGTCATGCCTGGCGTTCTGGTTATTGAAGCGCTGGCCCAGGCAGGCGCGGTGCTGCTTCTGTCTAAAGAGGAAAACAAGGGCAAGATTGCGCTGTTTGCAGGCATCAACAAAGCCCGTATTCACCGTCAGGTCATTCCAGGGGATAAACTGACTCTGGACGTCACCTTCAAAGGGTTCCGGGCGGGGATCGGCTTTGCGGATGCGCTGGCAACCGTCGACGGCGAAAAGGCTGTGAAATGTGAGCTGATGTTCGCAGTTCAGCAGTAA